Part of the Paenibacillus terrae HPL-003 genome is shown below.
ACCGATGAGTTTTCTTAGCAATTTATTCAGAAGAAAGCCGCAGGCAGCACCAAGGCCGTTATTTTATGATATTGTGTGCCCTTATTGCTTTAGTAAATTTTCCCCGGAGGAAGTTGTATTCCGTGCTTCCCACCACCGTGAGGATGACGAGGATTACGCTTTGGGCGAGGATGAGCTGCTGAACAAATATCGGGAGCGCTTTGGTTTGGACAGTGTGCATGATATGGAGGCCATTCTTCACCCCCTTGATGTTCCTGAGGAACATCGTTTGTACTCGGATCATGTACTGACAGGTCTGACGGATCGCTACGGCGAGCTGACACGTCGCAGATTGTGTCCGCATTGCCATAATGAGCTGCCTGTGACTGCAGGCAAGGTGCCGAGTAATATCATTTCGATTATTGGAGCTTCGCAGGCGGGGAAATCCGTCTATATGACCTCCCTGATTCATACGTTGCAGCATGTTACGGCCGATCATTTTGATGCGGCTTGTATGCCGTTGAATGCGGAGATCAGCCGCAAGTTCCGTACGATGTATGAGGAGCCGTTGTTTGAGCGAGGGGATCTGCTGACCTCTACACAGAAAGAAAAGATGCAGGAGCCTTTTATCTTCCAGTTTGTGTTTAAGGATGAGGAAAAACCGCCACTTACGCTGGTGTTTTTTGATGTCGCCGGTGAGGGGATGGTCGATCAGGATTATCTGGGTCTGCACGGGCAGCATATTAAAAATTCGGCGGGTATTCTGTTTATGGTCGATCCGCTGCAAATTCGCTCTATTCGGGAGCGTATCAAGATCAATATCGGCGACAAGCCGGGCGAATTTGTTTCGCAATATGATGAGCCGCGTGATGTCGTACTTACGATGTTCGGTGATTTTATCGCCTATCAGGAAAAAGGGAAGACGGACATTCCAACTGCCATTGTCCTGACCAAAAGCGACATGCTCACTGCGCTGGCAGATGAAGAAGGCACGTACATCAAGACGAACAGCAATATTTTTAATCCAATGGAGCACCGGAAGTATATGGATTTGGATGAGTTTGCTAACATTGATGGCGAAGTGCGACGGTTCATTGAAAAGGTGGATAAGCCGTTCAAGGGCACGATGGATGTGTATTTTACAGATACGGCTTATTTTGCGGTTTCCGCCTTGGGCAGTAATCCGGTGGAGCAAAAGCTGCAAGGGCTGGTTAGTCCGATCCGTGTGGATGAGCCCTTCATATGGCTGCTTTACAAGCTGAAGTACATTGAGGGGAGAGAATCACAGTGAGTTATTCTACCTCTCATTTGATACAACAGCAGATGTACACACGGGAACGGCGCGGTATTTTTCGTTCAACGGAAGGTTTCGATACGGTAGCCAATTCCAAGGGGCTGGACACTTCTTTTATTAAAAAGGTGCTGCATCCCTTGTGTGTGTATGATGCACCTGCTGCTTTAACAGCGCGTGGGGAGAAGCAGGAGAGCGTCTACCCGGAAGCCATGCATCTGATACGGACGGAGTCAGGGGATGTGGTACTGGGACGCAGTATCTACAAGGCAGCGGATTTTACCGGGCTGCGGAGCGCCTTTTTTACGCATAATTATGTGATTCCAGCCGGGCATGGTGAATCGCCATCTGATTATAAGCAGTGGCTGAACACGTCGTTTGTTGATGCTTATGATATTGAGGAAGGAACGGAATTGCCGGAACTGGAGCGTCTGCCGGGTGGGAGTGTATTTCCATCTGTTGATCCGTCTGCGGTGCTGTCTCAATTGCAACTCGGCGAAGAAATGTTTAAGCAGCTTCTATATGCAGTCATGATGTCGGCTACGGGCCGTAAAAAGGTATATGTAGCATTGAACGTTCCCCCAGAAGCGGTGGCATCTTCAGCCAAGCTGCTGCTGGGTGTGTTGTATGCGGCGCTGCCTTATGCATTTCGCAACAGGCTCGGATTTCTTACATATGCGAAGGAGCCACAGAGCAGAAAAGGCATTCATTTGATGTTTGTTGAGCCTTTCAGTTTGCGTCCCGGTGATCGGAATGTGGAGAAGGATTTTGTATTTGACCTTACTAACAGTGGTCGGGTACTCAATGTGGATGCAGAGCAGGTGAGACAGCCGTATTTTGACTGGATTGCCCGTACGCTACTGACTGGCGGGACGCCAGACGATTTTTTCAAATTTGCGGAGCAAATGCTGACTGGCATGGAGGCAGGGCGCGATCTGACGCTATCCAGCTATCACGAGCTAATTACACTGTACAGAATAGAGCAGGGAGAGCGCGGACTATATAACGAACGGCGGATTTCCGTGCTGAGAAGCTTGACCGACTATTTATCTTCTCCCGATGCCTTGCCACGTAAAATGCAGCTGAATGACTTATTTCTGTCGTTTTTTGATCATGAATTTGATCGGGTGAAGGATGGATCTATTCCTGACGTGGGTCTGGTCGATTGTTTCAAGGATTACTATAAAGTTCACGCCCGTAGCAGCGAGAATCGGTTGGTGGAATATTTGATCCGCTCGCTGAATAACGCCTATACCACCAGAAATACGGAAGCTGTCACTTACATTTATCATACAATTGAAGAAAATCCTTCATTGGGCAAGGCGTATTTTACGAAGGTGCTGGGTAATCCGGCGCTCACGAAGCTGCTGTTTATTCCCTACATGGATAGCCAGATGAAAAGAACACCGGATGTGAAGGGTTTGCTGGCTGTCGTGCATGAATGGGGCAGTCGATACATTGAAGTATCAGCGAATGCCGATTTTCAGCTTTTGGCTGAGTCCGCATTGATGGGCAGACTGCGTGCTGAAAGAAAGCCGGTAGAGGCTGTGGCTGCTATTCATCAACGGTTGCGACAATGGGAGAGCAGCTCTACGGGGGGCAAATTCTCTCCACTGGAGCAATCCGGGTTAACGGAACGCTTGCAAGAAGCGTCGGATCGGTATTTGCTTACCGAAGTGGAACTAAAGGAAATCTCACCTGATCAGGTCGTACAGATTCCGTTCTTTACCCGTCCTGATTTGGTGCAGTGGGTCGGGAAACTGCCGGCTCCGCTCAAGGGACAAGCAGTGCGTTTAATTGCGGCTTACGATTGGTTTAGCACGGAGAACCCGGAACCGTCAGTGCTGGAGGGTCTGGAGCCGGGCGAAGTGGAAAAGGTGCAGGACTGGGCCTACAGTTGGCTGCCCCAGCAGCTTGCGGAGGGCCATTTTGCCCGTCTGTTGCCTGCCTTCTACCGTTCTGATGGTACGGGCGAAGGAATACTGGATTTTGCCCGTCTGGTCAGCTCGATTCGTAAATGGGCGAAGGATAACGATACGATGTATCGCTTTATCCGCTGGTCGGAGGAACAGGCTGAATTTGCTACGCCACGGGGCGGTTTTGAACCAGCCTATCGACGTGCGTTGCTTTTGTTCTTCCAGAAGGAAGGACGCGAAGGGCTGCATAAAAAAACGCTGTGGCGTCAATATTTTGAACCCGCAAAGCCAGTCTTTAAAAATTTCTATCTGGCGGCGAAGCGTGAAACGGATTCGTCTTTGGTCAAAACACTTCGTCGCTTCCGCAAGGGTGGGGTAATTTCCGGAATCGTGCTTGTCGTCATTGCAGGCACGCTAGGCGGCCTGAAAGCAGCGGGGGTAATCGGCTCCGAAGCCGCACCTGCACCTGTCACCACCCCCAAGCCTGTGCAGCAGCCTGTAGTGGAGCCTACAGTACCCGTAAAGGAAGAGCCTACAGCGATTGTGACTCATGTGCCCAACACTAAGGCGACTACAAAAATGGTCAAGCTACTGTTTGCTTTTCAAACATCGGCGGAGCAGGCGGCGTTTAAGCCTAAAAAGCTCGTCATTGTCGGTGCGGATCAACAGGAGCATTCATACGAAAATTTTACGCTTGCTGAACAGAACGACAAGGAAGCAGCCAGTAAAGCTAACACCGGGCAGTCCGGTGACGCGAAAACCGGCAGTGCCGCTACAGGGAGTACGGCAGCAGGGGGGACCACTGGCAGTGGTTCAACGGCTGGCGGTGGTACATCCGGCGGGAACAGCGCTAATCAGGCTGGAACGGTGACAGGAGAATCGGGCGCAGGTACGACGTCGGGGACTCCTACAGAGGGGGGCGGTACGGCAACCGATGGAACCGGAACCGACACGGACGCACCAACCGAGTATGACCTGAAGCAGTATCCTTATCGCACACTGCTGACCATTTGGCAACGACTGGAGCTAGACGATGCTAGTACAGTTACGGTGGATGGAGAAGAGTACCCGCTGGTTCAAGTGAAAACCGCTGATTAAGTGTTCTTCGACGTTTTTTCATGTACAAGCAAAATAAAACAGAAATGAAGTAAAAGACGGGCTTCCTTACAAGGCTCGTCTTTTGCTATAAACAATCACTTTTAATTTTCCAAAAGTATTGACACTAGATAGGCGACTGTTTAAGATTAGTTGGAATTCAAACCATTAAAATTCAATGATTATGGAGGTTAGCAACCACATGGGAAGTGAGGTGTATCCCGTTTGTCTTCCCTGGGAGGAAGAGAGCACGATGTATTTAATTAAATGCATTTTCACAACAGTCCGGCGCGAGATTGAGACGGCGTTGCGTCCTTTGGGGCTTACCTCCCCGCAATCGCAGACGCTTTATATACTGGCAATGTCGCCTGGAGTGACCAATACGGATTTGGAAAAGCTGCTGCTGGTTGATAAATCAAGCGTCACCAGCCTGGTTAACGGGATCGTTAAGAAAAACTGGGCAGTACGCAAAAGTCACCCGCAAGATGCGCGTATGAAGCAGATTTATTTGACTGAGGAAGGCTTAAAAATTCACAAGGTAGCTGAGCATACAGTTGAGCAGATTAAAAGCTCGGTAGGAGAAACGTTATCTGTAGGGGAATTAGAGACGCTCCGAGGTCTGTTGAAAAAAACACTTCACAATTATCATTCTGCGAACGCCCGCGTTAGAACGGATATATAGAGAAATTTGCCCGGATAGGGGTATTCCGAAGCTGAGTTATTGCAGCTAGATAGATTTTACAGGAGAGGGAAGAGACCGATGATAAAAGAACAAACTTATCCCAATGCGGATAAGCTTATG
Proteins encoded:
- a CDS encoding TRAFAC clade GTPase domain-containing protein, giving the protein MSFLSNLFRRKPQAAPRPLFYDIVCPYCFSKFSPEEVVFRASHHREDDEDYALGEDELLNKYRERFGLDSVHDMEAILHPLDVPEEHRLYSDHVLTGLTDRYGELTRRRLCPHCHNELPVTAGKVPSNIISIIGASQAGKSVYMTSLIHTLQHVTADHFDAACMPLNAEISRKFRTMYEEPLFERGDLLTSTQKEKMQEPFIFQFVFKDEEKPPLTLVFFDVAGEGMVDQDYLGLHGQHIKNSAGILFMVDPLQIRSIRERIKINIGDKPGEFVSQYDEPRDVVLTMFGDFIAYQEKGKTDIPTAIVLTKSDMLTALADEEGTYIKTNSNIFNPMEHRKYMDLDEFANIDGEVRRFIEKVDKPFKGTMDVYFTDTAYFAVSALGSNPVEQKLQGLVSPIRVDEPFIWLLYKLKYIEGRESQ
- a CDS encoding MarR family winged helix-turn-helix transcriptional regulator, which translates into the protein MGSEVYPVCLPWEEESTMYLIKCIFTTVRREIETALRPLGLTSPQSQTLYILAMSPGVTNTDLEKLLLVDKSSVTSLVNGIVKKNWAVRKSHPQDARMKQIYLTEEGLKIHKVAEHTVEQIKSSVGETLSVGELETLRGLLKKTLHNYHSANARVRTDI